The following coding sequences are from one Nicotiana tomentosiformis chromosome 3, ASM39032v3, whole genome shotgun sequence window:
- the LOC104095913 gene encoding wound-induced proteinase inhibitor 2-like: MAVHRVSFLALLLFGMSLLVSNVEYADAKACPRNCDGRIAYGICPRSEEKKDNQICTNCCAGTKGCNYFSADGTFVCEGESDPRNPKACPRNCDGRIAYGVCPRSEEKKDNQICTNCCACTKGCNYFSADGTFVCEGESDPRNPKACPRNCDGRIAYGVCPSSEEKKNNQICTNCCAGTKGCNYFSADGTFVCKGKFDPRNPRPCPRNCDPRITYGVCPRSEEKKNNQICTNCCAGIKGCNYFSVDGTFVCEGESDPRNPKACPRNCDPRIAYGVCPRLEEKKNDRICINCCAGIKGCNYFSVNGTFICEGESEYANKVENDLQKSKVAVF; encoded by the exons ATGGCTGTTCACAGAGTTAGTTTCCTTGCTCTCCTCCTATTTG GAATGTCTCTGCTTGTAAGCAATGTGGAATATGCAGATGCCAAGGCTTGTCCTCGGAATTGTGACGGAAGAATTGCCTATGGGATTTGCCCGCGTTCAGAAGAAAAGAAGGACAATCAAATATGTACCAACTGTTGTGCAGGCACGAAGGGATGTAACTACTTCAGTGCAGATGGAACTTTTGTTTGCGAAGGAGAGTCTGATCCTAGAAATCCAAAAGCTTGTCCCCGAAATTGTGACGGAAGAATTGCCTATGGGGTTTGCCCACGTTCAGAAGAAAAGAAGGACAATCAAATATGTACCAATTGTTGCGCATGCACGAAGGGATGTAACTACTTCAGTGCAGATGGAACTTTTGTTTGTGAAGGAGAGTCTGATCCTAGAAATCCAAAAGCTTGTCCCCGAAATTGTGATGGAAGAATTGCCTATGGAGTTTGCCCGAGTTCAGAAGAAAAGAAGAATAATCAAATATGCACCAATTGTTGCGCAGGCACGAAGGGATGTAACTACTTTAGTGCTGATGGAACCTTTGTTTGTAAAGGAAAGTTTGATCCAAGAAATCCAAGACCTTGTCCCCGAAATTGTGATCCAAGAATTACCTATGGGGTTTGCCCGCGTTCTGAAGAAAAGAAGAACAATCAAATATGCACTAATTGTTGCGCAGGCATCAAGGGATGTAACTACTTCAGTGTTGATGGAACTTTTGTTTGCGAAGGAGAGTCTGATCCTAGAAATCCAAAAGCTTGTCCTCGAAATTGTGATCCAAGAATTGCCTATGGAGTTTGCCCGCGTTTAGAAGAAAAGAAGAATGATCGGATATGCATTAATTGTTGCGCAGGCATAAAGGGATGTAACTACTTCAGTGTTAATGGAACTTTTATTTGTGAAGGAGAATCTGAATATGCAAACAAAGTAGAGAATGATCTCCAGAAGTCCAAGGTTGCTGTTTTCTAA